The sequence AGCCTCACATTTTAATTCTTATACAAGACTTACCCGCATCTCCCTGTGACTACCCGACCAGACCATGGGTGCGTTCGCATGGCTGTGATGCGCAATCCTCAACTTTCCCGCTGCACCGTCCCCCTAGAATCGGGCTTGGAATATATGCCTGGCCTGCCCGCATCTGCAAAAAAGCCATGTGCATATCTTCACCCCCTGGCTGCGAACCCCACAAGACACGCGCCAGGATTCACGCTATTACCGCTTTGTCAGGAGAGTTTTCATGTCCGCTCACATCGAGGCAACCTCGCCCCACGTCATGCACACCTACGGCCGCGTGCCCATCGCGCTGGAACGAGGCCAAGGCTGCCGCGTGTGGGATGTGAATGGCAAGGAATACCTGGACGGTCTGGGCGGCATCGCCGTCAACACCCTGGGCCACAACCATCCCAAGCTGGTGCCCGCGCTGCAAGACCAGCTCACCAAGCTCATCCACACCAGCAACTACTACCATGTGCCTGGTCAGGAAGCGCTGGCCCAGTTGCTGACCGAGCGCGCCAAGATGACGAATGTCTTCTTCTGCAGCACCGGCCTGGAAGCCAACGAAGCCGCCATCAAGATCGCCCGCAAGTACGGTGTGGACAAGGGCATTGCCAACCCCGTGATCGTGGTCTATGACCACGCTTTCCACGGCCGCTCCATGGCCACCATGGCCGCCACCAGCAACCCCAAGGTGCGCAACGGCTTTGGCCCGCTGCTGGAGGGCTTCATCCGTGTCGCCCCCAACGACATCGAAGCGCTCAAGGCCGCCACGGCCGGTAACCCCAACATCGTCGCCGTGATGATGGAGCCCATCCAGGGTGAAGGCGGCCTGCACCCCATGCGCGCCGATTACCTGAAAGATGTGCGTGCCCTGTGCGACGCCAATGAATGGCTGATGGTGCTGGACGAGGTGCAGACCGGCATAGGCCGCACCGGAAAATGGTTTGCCCACCAGTGGGCAGGCATCGTGCCGGACGTGATGACCCTGGCCAAGGGTTTGGGCTCGGGCGTGCCCGTGGGCGCCATCGTGGCCCATGGCAAGGCAGCGAACGTGCTGCAGCCGGGCAACCACGGCTCCACCTTTGGCGGCAACCCCCTGGCCATGCGGGCCGGTGTGGAAACCCTGAAGATCATGGAAGAGGACAAGCTGCTGGAGCACACGGTCGCCGTGGGTGCCCACCTCAAGGCCAAGCTGCAGTCCGAGCTGGGCAGCATCCCCGGCGTGATCGACGTGCGCGGCCAGGGCCTGATCATTGGCGTGGAGCTGTCCAAGCCCTGCGGCCAGCTGATTGGCCAGGCGGCCGAAGCAGGCCTCTTGATCAGCGTCACCTCCGACACCGTGATCCGCATCGTGCCGCCGCTGATTCTGAGCGTGGCCGAAGCCGATGAAATCGTCGCCCGCCTCAAGCCCCTGGTCCAGGCCGTGCTGGCCGACTGAATTCCGTGGAAAATGACTGTATGAAGCATTACCTGCAATTCAGCGACTTCACAGCCGACGAGTACGGCTACCTGCTGGCCCGTGCGGCCCTGATCAAGAAAAAGTTCAAGGGCTACGAAAAGCACCACAGCTTGACCGACCGCACCATGGCCATGATCTTCGAGAAGGCCAGCACGCGCACGCGTGTCAGCTTTGAGGCCGGCATGTACCAGTTGGGTGGCTCGGTGGTGCACCTGACCACGGGCGACAGCCAGCTGGGCCGCGCCGAGCCCATCGAGGACAGCGCCCGCGTCATCAGCCGCATGACCGACCTGGTGATGATCCGCACCTTCGGCCAGGACAAGCTCGAGCGCTTTGCCGAGTACTCGCGCGTGCCCGTCATCAACGGCCTGACCAACGAATTCCACCCCTGCCAGATCCTGGCCGACATCTTCACCTTCATCGAACACCGCGGCTCCATCAAGGGCAAGGTGGTGGCCTGGGTGGGCGACGGCAACAACATGGCCAACACCTGGCTGCAGGCGGCCGATCTGCTGGGCTTCAAGGTGCATCTCAGCACCCCCGGCGGCTATGAGGTGGACGAGCAGCTGGCCTTCAACGGCAAGCCCGTGCATGCGGACTGCTACCAGGTGTTCAAAGACCCGCTCGAAGCCTGCAAGGGCGCCGATCTGGTGACCACCGATGTCTGGACCAGCATGGGCTACGAGGCCGAGAACGAGGCCCGTCGCAAGGCCTTTGCCGACTGGTGCGTGGACGCCGAAATGATGGCCGCGGCCAAGGGCGACGCCCTGTTCATGCACTGCCTGCCCGCCCACCGCGGTGAGGAAGTGGAGGCCGACGTCATCGACGGCCCCCAATCCGTGGTCTGGGACGAGGCGGAAAACCGCATGCACGTGCAAAAGGCACTCATGGAATATCTGCTGCTGGGTCGCCAACCGGACTAATCCGGCCGCTCTTCCATGTCTGGGCTCATCCGCATCACTTCACCCATGCAACTGAGTCCCAGCACATCCCCACACCGCCAACAGGCCTTGCGCCGGTTGGCGGTGTTTTTGTGTCCGCGCCGCCCCAGCCTGAACAGCGTGGGCGATGCGCGTTACGGCTACTGCGGTGGCCTGCTGGCCCTGCGCCAGCCGCATGTGGCACGCCATAGCCGCGTGCCCTCCTTCTTCGGGCCACGCAAACGCTTTGCGGCCCAGGTGCGCGCGCTGTATGTGCGCATCCACAGCTTCTATCTGAAGCTGCTTCAAGGTCATACCTAGGGACTTCAGGTCCGGGGCTTTGCCCCGCTTTGTTTCCTGGTGCGGGCTGCCTTTCCCTTGCGGAAAGCGCGGCCCGCTGTGAGTGCCCTCTTGACCTGAAGCGACCCCATGTCCGACTCCGTACACCCCTGCCTGCGCTGCGGCGTTTGCTGCACCAATTACCGCGTGGAGTTTTCCATTTACGAGCTGCAATCCATGGGCGGCAGTGTGCCCGACCACCTGGCCCACGAGGTGCCGGGCAATGGCAACCGCGCCCGCATGAATGGTACGCAGCAACACCCCGTACGCTGCGCCGCGCTGGCCGAGCTACCCCAACTGGGCGAAGGCTGTGTGGGCTGCGGCATCTACGAGCAACGCTCACGCCCCTGTCGCGACTTTCCCTTTGCCTCCTATGGCTGCCATGACACCCGCGCCAAGTTTGGCTTGGTGGCACTGGATGAGGACGAGGTGGCGCACTGGCAGTTGGCGGCGTAACCTGATTAGCGATCTGCCTCAGATGAAGCTTCACTCCGAGTTGCACTGCTGCGCGGACATGACGTTCTGAGGCCGGGACTCGCCCCGGCAGGCGAGCTACTTTTCTTGCTCGTGCAAGCAAAGTAGCCAAAAGAACACGCCCCTGCTGCCCATGTCCCTGCGCTTCGCTTCGGGCAAGCTCGGTGCTCCATCCCAGGGCGGCGCCGCAGAACTCGCTGCGCGGCATAGCCGCTTCACTCGAACAACCGCGGCGAGTCAGACCACGAAGCAGCTGTGTCCTTCGGCGCAGCTGCCCGCCCCGGGCTCTGCGCGCCGAGCCATGGGCAAAAGGGGGAAGGCGGGAACCGAATACCTGCCATGCGTGGACGGCGCTACTGGCGAACCCTATCTCCAAACCCTCACTCAATGCCCGGTGCTTCGTCACACTGCTGGCACTGCGGTTGTTCCCCCTTCTATACACGCCTGCGGCGCACAGCACACAGGGCCGCATGGCTGCCGTAGGACAGCCATGCTTCATCCCGCGGCTGTTCGAGCGGAGCGCCGAAAGCGCGCAGAGAGTTCTGCGGCAGGCCCTGTGTGATGGGTGACGCAGGTTGCCCCGGCGCGACAGCGCTGGGGACGGGGATAGCAGGGGCGCATTGGTCTCCACTTACATGGGTACGCCATATAAGTTCCGCCCCACGCAAGCGTGAACTTCGCCTACCTTCTTGTGCGAGCAAGAAGGTAGGTCGCCCGCCGGGGCGAATTCCCGGCTTCGGAACATCACTTCACAACAGTGCCTGAGACAAGTATCTAATCAGGAGTGATTCATGCCCAACCACAGCCCATAGGTTCAGCTCTTACGCATGCTGCTGGAGCAGCTATCACCGCCGCAAGCGCTACAGCCACCACAAGCACCCGCACTGGTCTTGGGCGCCAGCGCCGGGTGCAAGCGCCCGGCCTGCTGGCGCCAACGCTGCGGCAGATAACGCCATAACAGCGACAGCACGGCGGCAGCCACGATCACACCCACCAGAATGTCTTGCCACATCACACGCTCCTTCGCTACCACCCCAAAGCCAGGGCCACGCGGTAGGTAATAAAACTGGCCAGATACGCCAGCCCAAACAGATAGCCCGCCATGATCAACGGGTAACGCCAGCCATTGGTTTCACGCTTGACCATGGCCAGGGTGGAGATGCAGTGCGGCGCAAACACAAACCACACCAGCAAGGACAGCGCCGTGGCCAGCGACCAGCTGCCCGCGATCAATACACCCAGTTGCTCGGCCACATCGTCGCCCGTGGCCGACAGCGCATACACCGTGCCCAGGGCGCTCACAGCCACCTCGCGCGCAGCCATGGCCGGCACCAGGGCAATGGCGATCTGCCAGTTAAAGCCGATGGGCTCCAGCACCAGTTCCATCCACTGGCCGATCTGGCCGGCATAGCTGTAGCGGATCGCACCTTCGGTAATGCCCTCGGGCGCACCGGGGTAGCTGGCCAGAAACCACAGCACGATGCTCACCGTCAAAATAATGCCGCCCACACGGCGCAAAAAGATCATGGCGCGCTCGTACAGGCCCAGGGCCAGGCTGCGCAGACTGGGCCAGCGGTAGGAAGGCAACTCCATCAGCAGCGGGGTGCGCGCCAGCTTGCTGCGGCCCAACTGGGCCACCCAGGCCACGGCCATGGCACTGGCAATGCCGCCCACATACAGCGCAAACAACACCAGACCCTGCAGATTGAAAACCGCGCCCACCGTGCGGTCCGGGATGAAGGCCGCAATCAGGAGCGCATACACCGGCAGCCGCGCCGAGCAGGTCATCAGCGGGGCAATCATGATGGTCAGCAGGCGGTCACGCCAGCTGGGGATGGAGCGCGTGGCCATGATGCCCGGCACGGCGCAGGCAAAGCTGGACAGCAGCGGGATGAAGGAACGGCCCGACAGGCCCACCGTGCCCATGATGCGGTCCAGCAAAAAGGCGGCGCGCGGCAGATAGCCCGAGTCTTCCAGCACCAGGATGAAGAAGAACAGAATCAGAATCTGCGGCAAAAACACCAGCACCGCGCCGGTGCCCGCAATCACACCCTCCACCAGCAGGCTGCGCAGCGCGCCTTCGGGCAGCACACCCGCCAACCATGCACCCGCATGGGCCACGCCGACCTCTATGCCATCCATCAAGGGCGCAGCCCAGCTGAACACGGCCTGAAAGATCAAAAACAGCGTGGCCATCAGCAGCAAACTGCCCCACAGCGGGTGCAGCACCACGGCGTCGATGCGGTCATCGCGCTGTGTGGGCATGGCGGGCTCTTGCACCGCGGCGCGCATGATGTCCGCCACCTGCTGGTGCAGGGCCAGCAGTTGCTCGCGCGTGTTGCGGCCCACGGCGGGCGTGAACTGGCCTTCTGCCACCACAGGCGGCCGCAATGCGTAAGCAGCCTCGCTGTCCAGCCAGGCCAGCAACTCCCTGGCGCCGGCCTGGTGAATGCCCACGCTCTCCACCACGGGCACACCCAGCAGCGCGCTGAGCTGGGCTGTGTCGATCTGCAAG comes from Comamonas sp. GB3 AK4-5 and encodes:
- a CDS encoding aspartate aminotransferase family protein, with product MSAHIEATSPHVMHTYGRVPIALERGQGCRVWDVNGKEYLDGLGGIAVNTLGHNHPKLVPALQDQLTKLIHTSNYYHVPGQEALAQLLTERAKMTNVFFCSTGLEANEAAIKIARKYGVDKGIANPVIVVYDHAFHGRSMATMAATSNPKVRNGFGPLLEGFIRVAPNDIEALKAATAGNPNIVAVMMEPIQGEGGLHPMRADYLKDVRALCDANEWLMVLDEVQTGIGRTGKWFAHQWAGIVPDVMTLAKGLGSGVPVGAIVAHGKAANVLQPGNHGSTFGGNPLAMRAGVETLKIMEEDKLLEHTVAVGAHLKAKLQSELGSIPGVIDVRGQGLIIGVELSKPCGQLIGQAAEAGLLISVTSDTVIRIVPPLILSVAEADEIVARLKPLVQAVLAD
- the argF gene encoding ornithine carbamoyltransferase encodes the protein MKHYLQFSDFTADEYGYLLARAALIKKKFKGYEKHHSLTDRTMAMIFEKASTRTRVSFEAGMYQLGGSVVHLTTGDSQLGRAEPIEDSARVISRMTDLVMIRTFGQDKLERFAEYSRVPVINGLTNEFHPCQILADIFTFIEHRGSIKGKVVAWVGDGNNMANTWLQAADLLGFKVHLSTPGGYEVDEQLAFNGKPVHADCYQVFKDPLEACKGADLVTTDVWTSMGYEAENEARRKAFADWCVDAEMMAAAKGDALFMHCLPAHRGEEVEADVIDGPQSVVWDEAENRMHVQKALMEYLLLGRQPD
- a CDS encoding YkgJ family cysteine cluster protein, which gives rise to MSDSVHPCLRCGVCCTNYRVEFSIYELQSMGGSVPDHLAHEVPGNGNRARMNGTQQHPVRCAALAELPQLGEGCVGCGIYEQRSRPCRDFPFASYGCHDTRAKFGLVALDEDEVAHWQLAA
- a CDS encoding ferrous iron transporter B, coding for MNARESQIVLDKTASAASEQAPLRAALLGNPNCGKTALFNLLTGARQKVANYAGVTVERKEGWLNTPAKRRVRLLDLPGTYSLDAHSEDERITRDIVTGAHGREAPPELLICVTDATHLRLNLRLVLEARALGLPMLLVLNMSDMARRQGLQIDTAQLSALLGVPVVESVGIHQAGARELLAWLDSEAAYALRPPVVAEGQFTPAVGRNTREQLLALHQQVADIMRAAVQEPAMPTQRDDRIDAVVLHPLWGSLLLMATLFLIFQAVFSWAAPLMDGIEVGVAHAGAWLAGVLPEGALRSLLVEGVIAGTGAVLVFLPQILILFFFILVLEDSGYLPRAAFLLDRIMGTVGLSGRSFIPLLSSFACAVPGIMATRSIPSWRDRLLTIMIAPLMTCSARLPVYALLIAAFIPDRTVGAVFNLQGLVLFALYVGGIASAMAVAWVAQLGRSKLARTPLLMELPSYRWPSLRSLALGLYERAMIFLRRVGGIILTVSIVLWFLASYPGAPEGITEGAIRYSYAGQIGQWMELVLEPIGFNWQIAIALVPAMAAREVAVSALGTVYALSATGDDVAEQLGVLIAGSWSLATALSLLVWFVFAPHCISTLAMVKRETNGWRYPLIMAGYLFGLAYLASFITYRVALALGW